One window of Penaeus chinensis breed Huanghai No. 1 chromosome 3, ASM1920278v2, whole genome shotgun sequence genomic DNA carries:
- the LOC125041127 gene encoding uncharacterized protein LOC125041127 has translation MVRPAMLCGLETAVLTNGQEKKLEVAEMKMRYEVGVARKDKVRDENIRERLGIEKKLTDKIKESRLRWFGHVDRRDESYVGKRVMKMTAGKRKRGRPKRRWSDCNKEDLVSVGAVARDAAERISWRRIVRTDNSVVTGDSQ, from the coding sequence ATGGTAAGACCAGCTATGTTATGTGGATTGGAAACAGCAGTGCTGACCAATGGACAAGAGAAGAAGCTGGAAGTTGCAGAGATGAAGATGCGATATGAGGTGGGAGTTGCAAGGAAAGACAAAGTCAGAGATGAAAACATCAGGGAGAGACTAGGCATTGAAAAGAAGCTGACAGATAAGATCAAGGAAAGCAGACTGAGGTGGTTTGGCCATGTCGATCGGAGAGATGAGAGCTATGTTGGGAAGAGGGTTATGAAAATGACTGCGGGGAAACGGAAAAGAGGCAGGCCAAAGAGACGTTGGTCTGATTGTAACAAGGAAGATCTGGTAAGTGTGGGGGCTGTGGCTAGAGACGCTGCAGAAAGAATTTCCTGGAGAAGAATTGTCCGCACCGACAACTCCGTTGTGACGGGAGACagccagtag